Proteins from one Nerophis lumbriciformis linkage group LG08, RoL_Nlum_v2.1, whole genome shotgun sequence genomic window:
- the LOC133611632 gene encoding connector enhancer of kinase suppressor of ras 3-like, producing MEPITKWTPKQVVDWMKGLDDSLQQYVTNFEREKISGEQLLKITHQDLEELGVARIGHQELVLEAVDLLCALNYGVETDNLKNLVVRMRAATNSLHMATSDRRKSPVYDSSALRKPPNDFLTCVVELIGAAKSLLAWLDRTPLTGISDFTATKNKIIQLCLELTTTVQQDCGVYEMEEKILEVSKILNSICDQTVRTTSDPLLSQSACLEEVQLTNIKPGEGLGMYIKSTYDGLHVITGTTEHSPADLTRKIHAGDEVIQVNQQTVVGWQLKNLVIKLREDPKGVLLLLKKRPTGTTGFTPAPLKNMRWKPPVPQNNPSLIRAQSPCSSANGSTKKEKSAILDFYIPPPPHIPYTPREERTDTFSSFSKRPKGSESPNSFLDQESRRRCTIADYDKLSIGCPIEANVIQPRMREHKQSRGKPRPMSMPVDTCVSIVDPFAKPWTHSRKGEDLLYRYLSNERIPTIAEEVAQAVPPNYLPTGERRLVRMEHIRGSRYYSNSDLHNSATIPYQEDVKKIPVASVSKRTAERSLLVSWITRLKLLTH from the exons gtCTGGATGACAGCCTACAGCAGTATGTGACCAACTTTGAGAGGGAGAAGATCAGTGGAGAGCAGTTACTGAAGATTACACATCAGGACCTGGAAGAGCTTGGTGTGGCAAGAATTGGACACCAGGAACTGGTGCTAGAGGCTGTCGATCTGCTCTGTGCTCTG AATTACGGAGTGGAGACAGACAACTTAAAGAACCTGGTTGTGAGGATGAGAGCTGCCACCAACAGTCTCCACATGGCCACGTCTGACCGCAGGAAGAGCCCAGTGTATGATAGTAGCGCCTTACGCAAGCCACCTAATGACTTTCTCACATGTGTGGTTGAGTTGATCGGCGCTGCTAAGAGCCTCCTGGCTTGGCTTGACAG gACGCCACTCACAGGGATCAGTGACTTCACAGCCACCAAGAACAAAATCATTCAGCTGTGCCTGGAGCTCACCACCACAGTTCAACAG GACTGTGGTGTTTACGAGATGGAAGAAAAGATCCTAGAAGTT TCAAAGATTTTGAACAGCATCTGTGATCAGACTGTGAGAACCACCTCTGACCCCCTTTTGAGCCAGTCTGCCTGCCTGGAGGAAGTCCAGCTGACCAATATTAAACCGGGTGAAGGTCTG GGAATGTATATCAAGTCAACTTATGATGGGTTACACGTCATTACTGGAACCACAGAACAT TCCCCTGCAGACCTGACCAGGAAGATCCATGCTGGTGATGAAGTGATCCAAGTTAATCAACAGACAGTG GTCGGCTGGCAACTAAAAAACCTGGTCATCAAACTGAGGGAGGATCCCAAAGGTGTGTTACTCCTCCTGAAGAAGCGGCCCACAGGAACAACAGGTTTTACCCCGGCCCCGCTTAAGAACATGCGCTGGAAGCCTCCTGTACCTCag AACAATCCCTCCTTGATCCGAGCTCAGTCTCCATGCAGCTCAGCTAATGGATCAACCAAAAAAGAGAAATCGGCAATCTTGGATTTTTACATTCCGCCACCTCCTCATATACCCTACACTCCAAG AGAGGAAAGAACAGACACTTTCTCCAGTTTTAGTAAAAGGCCAAAAGGCTCTGAGTCACCCAACTCCTTCTTGGACCAGGAGAGTAGGAGACGCTGCACCATCGCAGATTATGACAAACTAAGCATCGGCTGTCCAATCGAAGCCAATGTGATACAGCCCAGAATGAGGGAGCACAAGCAATCACGTG GTAAGCCCCGACCCATGTCCATGCCTGTGGATACCTGTGTGTCAATTGTGGACCCCTTTGCTAAGCCCTGGACACATAGTAGGAAAG GTGAGGACCTCCTGTACAGATACCTGAGCAACGAGAGGATCCCCACCATAGCCGAGGAAGTGGCGCAGGCAGTTCCGCCCAACTACCTGCCGACAGGGGAGCGCCGCCTTGTCAGGATGGAACACATCCGAGGCAGCCGCTACTACTCAAACTCAGACCTCCACAACAGCGCCACCATCCCCTATCAGGAGGATGTCAAAAAGATCCCCGTAGCTTCGGTCTCCAAGCGCACGGCAGAACGTTCACTACTGGTCAGTTGGATCACGCGACTTAAACTCTTGACTCACTGA